A window of the Helianthus annuus cultivar XRQ/B chromosome 4, HanXRQr2.0-SUNRISE, whole genome shotgun sequence genome harbors these coding sequences:
- the LOC110932755 gene encoding uncharacterized protein LOC110932755, with amino-acid sequence MVDVFHQLGFGVRWCNWIWGVLSSARASVLVNGSPTFEFKCGKGMRQGDPISLFLFVAVMEALSRLIDKAEVVGCKPNSLPFKYLGLKLGANMNCVNNWRPVYDIFESRLALWKSAMMFIGGRVTLIRSVLESLPNYYFSLYKAPLKVVKDLESLIKKFLWGAEGRVRLLDGISRPCDYFRGSVGRGDSILFWLDPWLMEVPLKEVFPKLFALEVVKTCSVRDRLLGVWIWKHEPDMVDELAELSALNEAIAPDCLIERMDDWKWTPDHSGLFSVSSVKCVLEGVNNNISNYVVEWCKWVPIKCNVFVWRAELNRIPTADALRRRGIVVGDEACPLCKLEIESVEHLFTSCVTAVVLWQNISRWCRIPPIFAFLFKDLLEIHKANSI; translated from the exons ATGGTGGATGTCTTTCACCAATTGGGTTTTGGGGTTAGATGGTGTAACTGGATATGGGGAGTTCTTTCGTCGGCTCGTGCGTCAGTTTTGGTTAACGGATCGCCTACTTTTGAGTTTAAATGTGGTAAAGGGATGAGGCAAGGGGATCCCATTTCTCTGTTTCTTTTTGTTGCTGTTATGGAAGCCTTGTCTCGTTTAATTGACAAGGCAGAAGTCGTTGGTTGCAAACCGAATTCCCTTCCATTTAAGTATCTTGGGCTTAAGTTGGGGGCTAATATGAACTGTGTAAATAATTGGAGGCCTGTGTATGACATTTTTGAATCTAGGCTTGCTCTTTGGAAATCCGCTATGATGTTTATAGGAGGGAGAGTTACGCTTATTCGTTCGGTCCTCGAGAGCCTTCCCAATTATTACTTCTCCTTATATAAGGCGCCATTGAAAGTTGTTAAAGATCTGGAAAGCCTCATTAAAAAGTTTCTGTGGGGAGCTGAGGGTCGAGTGAG GCTGTTGGATGGTATCTCTCGGCCCTGTGATTACTTTAGGGGATCGGTGGGTAGGGGAGATAGTATACTGTTTTGGTTGGATCCTTGGTTGATGGAGGTTCCTTTAAAGGAGGTGTTCCCTAAGTTGTTTGCGCTTGAAGTTGTTAAGACTTGCTCGGTGCGTGATCGGTTGTTAGGTGTATGGATTTGGAAACATGAGCCTGACATGGTTGACGAGTTGGCGGAGTTGTCAGCTCTCAACGAAGCCATCGCTCCGGATTGCTTAATTGAAAGGATGGACGACTGGAAATGGACTCCCGATCATTCCGGCTTATTTTCAGTTAGCTCCGTTAAGTGTGTTTTGGAAGGTGTCAACAACAACATCAGCAACTATGTGGTCGAATGGTGCAAATGGGTCCCGATTAAGTGTAACGTTTTCGTTTGGAGAGCGGAATTAAACAGAATTCCCACTGCCGATGCATTGCGGCGTAGGGGCATTGTTGTGGGTGACGAGGCTTGTCCTCTTTGCAAGTTGGAGATTGAATCGGTGGAGCATCTCTTCACGTCTTGTGTAACGGCTGTGGTCCTGTGGCAAAATATTAGTCGTTGGTGCCGAATTCCTCCTATCTTTGCATTTTTATTTAAAGATTTGTTGGAGATTCATAAAGCAAATTCCATTTAA